One segment of Paenibacillus rhizovicinus DNA contains the following:
- a CDS encoding ABC transporter permease: protein MMCVPAILFFAVFAYLPMPGLYLAFVKYNYTDGIFKSAFVGWDNFRFLVMTGDLWRLTFNTISYNLAFILLGNCLQIFVAILLNELRKKWFKKVSQTIMFLPFFISIVIVGLIAYNILSYDYGLLNGILKSLGADPVKTYSNPHVWPFIIVITYLWQTTGYGSIVYFAAIMGLDSEVVEASEIDGANALQRIRYIVLPWLKPTFIILLLFSLGGVLRGNFGLIYNLVGANNTVLYPTTDIIETYVFRSMFNNFNFSMGSAVSLYQSVFGFIVVITANWLVKKASPDNSLF from the coding sequence ATGATGTGCGTGCCTGCGATATTATTCTTCGCGGTGTTCGCTTATCTGCCGATGCCGGGTTTGTACTTGGCCTTCGTTAAATACAACTATACGGACGGAATATTCAAGAGCGCGTTCGTCGGCTGGGACAACTTCCGATTCCTCGTCATGACGGGGGATCTGTGGCGGCTGACCTTCAATACGATTTCGTACAATCTAGCGTTCATTCTCCTCGGCAACTGTTTGCAGATTTTCGTGGCCATTCTATTGAACGAGCTGCGCAAGAAGTGGTTCAAGAAGGTTTCTCAGACGATTATGTTCCTGCCCTTCTTCATCTCGATCGTCATCGTCGGCCTAATCGCCTACAACATCCTCAGCTATGACTACGGCCTGCTGAACGGCATTCTGAAATCGCTCGGAGCCGATCCGGTCAAAACGTACTCGAATCCGCATGTCTGGCCTTTCATCATCGTCATCACCTACCTGTGGCAAACCACCGGTTACGGCTCCATCGTCTATTTCGCCGCCATCATGGGGCTCGATTCCGAAGTCGTCGAAGCATCCGAGATCGACGGGGCCAATGCGCTGCAGCGTATCCGCTATATCGTGCTGCCTTGGCTGAAGCCGACCTTCATCATCCTGCTGCTCTTCTCGCTCGGCGGCGTGCTTCGCGGTAATTTCGGCCTCATCTATAACCTTGTCGGAGCGAACAATACGGTGCTGTACCCGACGACGGATATTATTGAAACCTACGTTTTCCGCTCGATGTTTAACAATTTTAACTTTTCCATGGGCAGCGCCGTCAGTCTGTACCAATCCGTATTCGGCTTTATCGTCGTCATTACGGCCAACTGGCTGGTGAAGAAGGCGTCGCCGGATAACTCATTGTTCTAA